From the genome of Bacteroides sp. MSB163, one region includes:
- a CDS encoding glycoside hydrolase family 3 N-terminal domain-containing protein has protein sequence MKRIILLLLAILLWGGTSLLHAQAEAPFLPSAADARCKQWVDSVFSGLNLQEKVGQLIVTTFPAKADKQKKKQIRDLVKKYKIGGLLFAEGTPEEQAILTNIAQKNSKVPVMITFDGEWGLSMRLEGTPYFPKNAALGCIEDNQLIYEYGREVAREFRELGVHVNFAPDADVNTNPLNPVIHVRSFGEDPKKVAEKVLAYSRGLESGGVLSVSKHFPGHGDTDVDSHKGLPVLYYNRERLDSVELYPFREMVRAGLGGVMVGHLQVPALEPDAKTASSLSRNVVTGLLKDEMGFQGLVFTDALDMRGVSSVPQLTTKALLAGNDMLLVQYNTENAVREVLSAVKEGILSEKEVEAKCRKILTYKYLLGLRQPRPQLQVSGKSYRIHTDEAKALVTRLRQAAVTVLGNHFGILPLTPVGGAPIALLSIGEGKDSVFVDEMKKLSPVPMECFRLTRETPEDGRRELARKLADYRRIVVSVSGKDADVVAYADFLAGLDLSVPLVYAFFTSYRGMQPLEPALNQASAVVLGHSSEADIQQYVAGVIFAKVPAQGKLSMSIGSLYQAGEGSVITPGMKPGSIIPEDFGMKSNELHRIDAIVRAGLVAGAYPGCQVLVLKDGQTVYDKCFGIHSDKDTTAVRPTDLFDLASLTKTTATLLAVTKLYDGGKLKLTDKASQYLPFLRSTNKKNITIKDLLLHESGLPPYIRFYLEAIDPNSVHGPYAQSWVDEWHRTRVSEHSYYCSDFKFKKGLVSEKESSVYNLHVADKMWLNKSFKNTILQKIARCEMDSKRYVYSDLGFILLQQVVESIVKLPMDLYLAKEFYAPMGLQRTMYLPLQKYSKEEIMPTAANDFLRRQDLCGYVHDEAAACMGGISGNAGLFSTASEVAKIYQMILNGGEWNGKRYLSEATCRLFTTETSAISRRGLGFDKPNLKDLKNSPCAASATATVYGHTGFTGTCAWVDPEHGTVYVFLSNRLCPNVWNTKLGEMNIRTDIQEVIYKSLK, from the coding sequence CGGAGGTCTGCTCTTTGCCGAAGGTACGCCGGAAGAACAGGCAATACTGACGAATATTGCGCAGAAGAACTCCAAAGTTCCCGTTATGATCACTTTTGACGGTGAGTGGGGGCTCTCCATGCGTCTGGAAGGTACACCTTATTTCCCAAAGAATGCGGCTCTGGGCTGCATTGAAGACAATCAGCTGATTTATGAATACGGACGTGAGGTGGCACGGGAATTTCGTGAATTGGGTGTGCACGTCAATTTTGCACCTGATGCGGATGTGAATACCAATCCTTTGAATCCGGTGATTCATGTACGTTCGTTCGGTGAAGATCCGAAGAAAGTAGCGGAAAAGGTGCTGGCTTACAGTCGTGGATTGGAAAGCGGTGGTGTGCTATCCGTAAGCAAACACTTTCCCGGTCATGGAGATACGGACGTGGACTCGCATAAGGGCCTGCCGGTGCTCTACTATAATCGTGAACGTTTGGATAGTGTCGAGCTGTATCCGTTCCGCGAAATGGTGCGTGCCGGATTGGGCGGTGTGATGGTAGGCCATTTGCAGGTGCCGGCTTTGGAACCGGACGCCAAAACGGCATCTTCACTTTCCAGAAATGTAGTAACGGGGTTACTGAAAGATGAGATGGGCTTTCAGGGCTTGGTATTTACGGATGCGCTGGATATGAGAGGTGTTTCGTCTGTGCCCCAGCTTACTACAAAAGCCTTACTTGCCGGAAATGATATGCTACTGGTGCAGTACAACACCGAAAACGCTGTACGGGAAGTGCTGAGTGCTGTGAAGGAAGGTATTCTTTCTGAAAAAGAAGTGGAAGCGAAATGCCGTAAGATACTTACTTATAAATACCTGTTGGGCTTGCGCCAACCGCGCCCGCAGTTGCAAGTTAGCGGAAAGAGCTATCGTATCCATACGGATGAAGCGAAGGCGCTAGTAACCAGATTGCGCCAGGCTGCTGTTACGGTGCTTGGCAATCATTTCGGGATATTGCCTTTGACACCAGTCGGTGGGGCTCCTATTGCTCTTCTGAGTATAGGCGAAGGTAAGGATAGTGTTTTTGTGGATGAGATGAAGAAATTGTCTCCTGTCCCGATGGAGTGTTTCCGTTTGACAAGAGAAACACCGGAAGATGGCCGCCGTGAACTGGCGCGTAAGTTGGCGGACTATCGGCGTATAGTGGTCAGCGTATCGGGAAAAGATGCCGATGTGGTTGCTTATGCCGATTTCCTGGCGGGATTGGACTTGTCCGTGCCGCTGGTATATGCTTTCTTTACGTCTTATCGTGGAATGCAACCGCTAGAGCCTGCTTTGAACCAAGCCAGTGCCGTAGTGTTGGGACATTCTTCCGAAGCGGATATCCAACAGTATGTGGCAGGTGTCATCTTTGCTAAAGTGCCTGCCCAAGGCAAACTTTCCATGAGTATCGGAAGTCTTTATCAGGCCGGTGAGGGAAGTGTGATCACTCCGGGGATGAAGCCGGGAAGCATTATTCCCGAGGATTTTGGGATGAAGTCCAATGAGTTGCATCGCATTGATGCTATCGTTCGGGCGGGATTGGTTGCCGGAGCTTATCCCGGTTGCCAGGTGCTGGTGCTGAAAGACGGTCAGACGGTGTATGATAAATGCTTCGGCATACATTCCGATAAGGATACCACTGCTGTACGTCCTACGGATCTGTTCGACCTGGCTTCCCTGACAAAGACTACCGCGACGCTGCTTGCCGTGACGAAACTTTATGACGGCGGTAAGTTGAAACTGACAGATAAGGCTTCCCAATACTTACCTTTCCTGCGAAGTACGAATAAGAAGAATATTACGATTAAGGACTTGCTTCTTCACGAGTCCGGACTGCCGCCTTATATTCGTTTCTATCTGGAGGCTATCGACCCGAACTCCGTGCATGGACCGTATGCCCAAAGTTGGGTGGATGAATGGCATCGCACTCGGGTAAGCGAACATAGCTATTATTGTTCGGACTTCAAGTTCAAGAAAGGACTGGTGTCGGAGAAGGAATCATCGGTTTACAACTTGCATGTAGCTGATAAGATGTGGCTGAATAAGAGCTTTAAGAATACCATCCTGCAAAAGATTGCCCGTTGCGAAATGGACAGTAAGCGGTATGTATACAGTGATCTCGGCTTTATCCTGCTGCAACAGGTGGTAGAGTCAATAGTCAAGTTGCCGATGGACCTCTATCTGGCTAAGGAGTTCTATGCGCCTATGGGCTTGCAGCGTACCATGTACCTGCCTTTGCAGAAATACTCCAAAGAAGAGATAATGCCTACGGCTGCAAACGACTTCCTGCGTCGTCAGGATTTGTGTGGCTATGTGCATGATGAGGCTGCTGCCTGTATGGGTGGCATATCCGGTAATGCCGGTCTCTTCTCCACCGCCTCCGAAGTGGCTAAAATCTATCAGATGATATTGAACGGTGGCGAATGGAACGGTAAACGCTATCTGAGCGAAGCGACCTGCCGCCTGTTCACTACGGAAACTTCCGCTATCAGCCGCCGGGGATTGGGCTTCGACAAACCTAATCTGAAGGATTTGAAGAACAGTCCTTGTGCTGCCTCTGCTACCGCTACCGTTTATGGGCATACCGGTTTCACGGGGACTTGCGCCTGGGTGGATCCAGAACACGGGACGGTGTATGTCTTCCTCAGTAACCGCCTGTGTCCCAATGTGTGGAATACGAAACTGGGTGAAATGAATATTCGCACGGATATACAGGAGGTGATTTATAAAAGTCTGAAATAG